The region CTGTTAATTCTTGCAACTCTTTTCCATTTATCAAGCCCCTGATATCTATCCTTTATTATGGATTCTAACTCGGAACTATCTATTTTTCGTATTTCTGCTTTTTGGCATTCATTTCTTTTCTGCAAAATGTTCGCTGCTCTGTTAAAATCACTTTGAATTTCCGGATTATGATGCCAGTTTTTCATTTGTATGGGAGATTCATTAGATATCCAGTTTATTTTCATATTTCGCGAGTTTCTCATTATACCGACTATTACTGGCCCATTTCCACGGTAAACTGCACCTTTGGAGAATGGAAACACAGAAACCTCTTCTACATATCTATACAATGCTAAATGATACCCTGCAAAAAATTCATAATGACTTATATCACGTGGTCTGGTTGATCTATAAAATGTAATTACAAGAGCTGTATTTTTCCTTCCAACACGTCCAGTGGCCTGAATATATGTTGCAGTTGTTTTAGGTTGCCCATTCATTATCATAAACCTTAAATGTGGAATATCTACACCTGTACCAAATACTGATGTAGTAATTATAAAATGTGGGTTTATTTTTTCTTTTTCTAGCTGTTCTATTAATAGGGATATTTCATCTGAATCCATGCGGGACGACAATTCAAGTATATCTGTCTTTTCTGGAAGTTTACCTTTAAAACCAAGATCTTTTGTAAGTCTTTCACTTATATCCTGTTCAAGAATTCTTCTACCACCTGCGAGTTCTCTTACTGCGTTGTAATACCCAACCATAGGATTATTTCCCTGGGTTAATTGATCTGTCATCCACAATCTTGCATACAGCCTTACCTGTGGAGTTAAAGGACCTTTTCCTGGAGACATAACGCCAATATAAATTTTTCCAGGAACATACTCATTAGAAAGTATATTATCCAGAGAAGGAGTTTCTATTCTGGAGAAAAAGTTATCTTCTATATTCAATCCAACAGGTGGAAACTGAAATGCTTCTCTTAAGAACAATGCATCTGTCTGATATCCTGCATGTTTTATCGTTGCTGTAGATGCTATATACTTTAATTTTTTTCCTTCACTATTTTCTTTACATAATTCTTCTATTATTGTTTCATAAAGTCCGACCAGAGATCCCAAAGGTCCTTCTATAAGATGTAATTCATCCTGAATTACAAGTTCTGGTGGTTCTGGTTTATTAACTGGTATACCATACTTGGTAATATCTTTCAGATCTCTTCTTGCAGAATATATAGCATCTTCTCTAAAAAAACCATATAAAGAGCTGTAAAAATCAATATTCCCAAATATAGAGGCAGTGGCAGGTTCAAATGGTAATCTCGCAAACTTATCTACAGTGGATATTATTATGGATGGAAGTTTTGAATATATTTGTTCATCCACAAAATACGCAGGAACTGGTATAAAATTCTTCATCCAAGAAAATTCTTCAAATTCAGAAGTATCAAATATGCTTATAAAATTATCTTTTGAAGGAACAAGTTCATGCCATTCATAATTATGATTATTAAGTGGACAATCTATATTTGGACAAAGTATTGTAAAATCTATATAGATTGAACCAGTTTTACCCCATGGAAAATACCCCGGTTTATCTGGAGATAATGATAAAAGTTCCATCTCATATCCAAGTGTATTTATGTTTGACTGTAAATCTTCCCATATTTCTATAACATCATCTGGTTTAAGCTCCCCTGTTAATATATATATTTTCATAAAGTAAATTTCATCCTCTGTATCAACTTTTCTTATTTCTAATGGTTCAAAATCGTAACTTTCATTTTCTGCTATGAGAGTTTTCAGCGGTTCAAGAACATCTTCGTTTATATTATTTCCTGAAAAACTGTGTAATCTCACAATAAAATTCAACTCAATTCCGTTATCTTCAGTTAAAATACCCTCTTCCGGTATAGAAAGATATTCTCCACACACAGGACATCTAGAAATAAGAGCTACATTTTGAGATCTCTTCAGGTTATAAACTTCATTCTTATCTCTTTTATCATCACTGCCTGATAGTTTATAAATAGT is a window of Persephonella marina EX-H1 DNA encoding:
- the drmA gene encoding DISARM system helicase DrmA gives rise to the protein MALLDYIKDIYRDALGPRNFDPEEILETQNPANEFITGILSSSKHAVKIDGKSAFIEDEIILDKLDEEDVEVSPDIEPVSSELLNPVLNPRKLPVSIGINFSVESKETIELDLCVTWGKYFKIEESNKSDENEEERKKWIRKSFSYVQEDIKLEKDEEEFEIPEEEIIIGEKKYENKLRLKIEKRLKSKNKYFISVYLINETEVPREYEDLINPPTEYLIFQPQIRVKIKKGKLSGSYSRAVETGIDEEEKLYEFPYLESNTLFPAKGSMCAAIWKEIDPLQENPDKFDFMWVDGKTIKNKDEKKYKKFLECDLRTEFLPVIPQGIPDFDIKGINFDPEVLSEIQPDEIDNYFSTFLNKYKNWILRKKEEISHTSNPSLAEKIINKHEIVYDRIEKGINLLKEKEEVLLCFNFANKVISVVQKDWAGKKEFKWRPFQLAFFLMTMESIVNPDSPDRNYIDILWVPTGGGKTESYLAISAFLLAYRRRTKKDTGYGTAIISRYTLRLLTVQQFTRTLKTILACEYLRIFPNKSGNKGWLPGWAEEKVKDDYVWEKYRFSAGLWVGGAITPNKLHTTTGRGGKKFYGAIDLLKKNDTIYKLSGSDDKRDKNEVYNLKRSQNVALISRCPVCGEYLSIPEEGILTEDNGIELNFIVRLHSFSGNNINEDVLEPLKTLIAENESYDFEPLEIRKVDTEDEIYFMKIYILTGELKPDDVIEIWEDLQSNINTLGYEMELLSLSPDKPGYFPWGKTGSIYIDFTILCPNIDCPLNNHNYEWHELVPSKDNFISIFDTSEFEEFSWMKNFIPVPAYFVDEQIYSKLPSIIISTVDKFARLPFEPATASIFGNIDFYSSLYGFFREDAIYSARRDLKDITKYGIPVNKPEPPELVIQDELHLIEGPLGSLVGLYETIIEELCKENSEGKKLKYIASTATIKHAGYQTDALFLREAFQFPPVGLNIEDNFFSRIETPSLDNILSNEYVPGKIYIGVMSPGKGPLTPQVRLYARLWMTDQLTQGNNPMVGYYNAVRELAGGRRILEQDISERLTKDLGFKGKLPEKTDILELSSRMDSDEISLLIEQLEKEKINPHFIITTSVFGTGVDIPHLRFMIMNGQPKTTATYIQATGRVGRKNTALVITFYRSTRPRDISHYEFFAGYHLALYRYVEEVSVFPFSKGAVYRGNGPVIVGIMRNSRNMKINWISNESPIQMKNWHHNPEIQSDFNRAANILQKRNECQKAEIRKIDSSELESIIKDRYQGLDKWKRVARINRNLLFTEYFKVKNPVVLGDLEHEKLSEDFVVYRRVPNSLRNIEDTVNIEIHPY